From Desulfuromonas soudanensis, the proteins below share one genomic window:
- a CDS encoding STAS-like domain-containing protein, with the protein MRSEQVNIMVFEVAGSSICVSSDDGQIVHDRIAAALREGKKVKLSFMNVESLTSAFLNAAIGQLYGEFSEEVIRGGLSVTEMAQDDMGLLKQVVVTAKEFFRDPSRFKKAHAEALEEKDAD; encoded by the coding sequence ATGAGAAGCGAACAAGTCAACATTATGGTATTTGAAGTGGCAGGGAGCAGCATTTGCGTATCGTCCGATGACGGTCAAATTGTTCACGACCGGATTGCTGCTGCCCTGAGGGAAGGAAAGAAGGTCAAACTTTCCTTCATGAACGTAGAGAGCCTGACCTCGGCATTCCTCAATGCGGCGATTGGCCAACTGTATGGTGAATTTTCCGAGGAGGTCATTCGCGGGGGTCTCTCCGTAACCGAAATGGCACAGGACGATATGGGTCTTTTAAAACAGGTGGTCGTCACGGCCAAGGAGTTCTTCCGCGATCCGTCCCGTTTTAAAAAAGCGCATGCCGAGGCACTGGAGGAAAAAGATGCCGACTGA